Proteins encoded together in one Papio anubis isolate 15944 chromosome 3, Panubis1.0, whole genome shotgun sequence window:
- the SH3BP2 gene encoding SH3 domain-binding protein 2, which produces MAGSGPRPRSWGRREAGAWDEAAAAGGRGPGPCRCSQGRRAWTAPGKPAVPAAWTPPHGALHSVAVCRMNQWRERAARSAQDPGVSFMAAEEMHWPVPMKAIGAQNLLTMPGGVAKAGYLHKKGGTQLQLLKWPLRFVIIHKRCVYYFKSSTSASPQGAFSLSGYNRVMRAAEETTSNNVFPFKIIHISKKHRTWFFSASSEDERKSWMALLRREIGHFHEKRDLPLDTSDSSSDTDSFYGAVERPVDISLSPYPTDNEDYEHDDEDDSYMEPDSPEPGRLEDALTHPPAYPPPPVPTPRKPAFSDMPRAHSFTSKGPGPLLPPPPPKHGLPDVGPAAEDSKREPLGPRRAEPCPRVPPTPRRMSDPPLGAMPTAPGLRKPPCFRESASPSPEPWTPGHGACSTSSVAIMATATSRNCDKLKSFHLSPRGPPTSEPPPVPANKPKFLKTAEEDPPREAAMPGLFVPPVAPRPPALKLPVPEATARPAVLPRPEKPQLPHLQRSPPDGQSFRSFSFEKPQQPSQADAGGDDSDEDYEKVPLPNSVFINTTESCEVERLFKATSPRGEPQDGLYCIRNSSTKSGKVVWGPSPPPEGLTPAMMCSPFLSPQDSKFYLEGEVLFVSVGSMVEHYHTHVLPSHQSLLLRHPYGYSGPR; this is translated from the exons ATGGCGGGCTCCGGGCCGCGGCCGCGGAGCTGGGGCCGGCGGGAGGCGGGCGCCTGGGATGAGGCGGCGGCGGCCGGGGGGCGCGGCCCGGGGCCGTGCCGGTGCTCGCAGGGGAGGCGGGCGTGGACCGCCCCGGGGAAGCCGGCCGTGCCCGCCGCGTGGACGCC CCCCCACGGGGCCTTGCACTCAGTTGCTGTGTGCAGAATGAACCAGTGGAGAGAAAGGGCTGCACGTAGCGCTCAGGATCCTGGGGTCAG CTTCATGGCGGCTGAAGAGATGCATTGGCCTGTCCCTATGAAGGCCATTGGTGCCCAGAACCTGCTAACCATGCCTGGGGGCGTGGCCAAGGCTGGCTACCTGCACAAGAAGGGCGGTACCCAGCTGCAGCTGCTCAAAT GGCCCCTGCGCTTTGTCATCATCCACAAACGCTGCGTCTACTACTTCAAGAGCAGCACCTCCGCCTCCCCGCAGGGTGCCTTCTCCCTGAGTGGCTATAACCG GGTGATGCGGGCGGCCGAGGAGACCACGTCCAACAACGTTTTCCCCTTCAAGATCATCCACATCAGCAAGAAGCACCGCACGTGGTTCTTCTCGGCCTCCTCCGAGGACGAGCGCAAG AGCTGGATGGCCTTGCTGCGCAGGGAGATTGGCCACTTCCACGAAAAGAGAGACCTGCCCCTGGACACCAG CGACTCCAGCTCAGACACGGACAGCTTCTACGGCGCAGTCGAGCGGCCTGTGGATATCAGCCTCTCCCCATACCCCACAGACAATGAAG ACTATGAGCATGACGACGAGGATGACTCCTACATGGAGCCCGACTCCCCGGAACCCGGAAGGCTTGAGG ATGCCCTGACGCACCCACCGGCTTACCCACCACCCCCAGTGCCCACGCCCAGGAAGCCAGCCTTCTCCGACATGCCCCGGGCCCACTCCTTTACCTCCAAGGGCCCCGGTCCCCtgctgccacccccaccccctaaGCACGGCCTCCCAGATGTTGGCCCAGCTGCTGAGGACTCCAAGAGGGAGCCATTGGGCCCGAGGCGGGCTGAGCCTTGCCCCAGGGTACCTCCTACCCCCCGAAGGATGAGTGACCCCCCTCTGGGCGCCAtgcccaccgcgcccggcctccggAAACCCCCTTGCTTCCGGGAGAGTGCCAGCCCTAGCCCGGAGCCCTGGACCCCTGGCCACGGGGCCTGCTCCACTTCCAGTGTTGCCATCATGGCCACTGCCACCTCCAGAAACTGTGACAAACTCAAGTCCTTCCACCTGTCCCCCCGAGGACCACCCACATCTGAGCCCCCACCTGTGCCAGCCAACAAGCCCAAGTTCCTGAAGACAGCTGAAGAGGATCCCCCAAGGGAGGCAGCCATGCCCGGACTCTTTGTGCCCCCCGTGGCTCCCCGGCCTCCTGCACTAAAGCTGCCAGTGCCTGAGGCCACGGCACGGCCCGCAGTCCTGCCCAGGCCAGAGAAACCACAGCTTCCCCACCTCCA GCGATCGCCTCCCGATGGGCAGAGCTTCAGGAGCTTCTCCTTTGAAAAGCCCCAGCAACCCTCGCAGGCTGATGCTGGCGGGGACGACTCGGACGAGGACTATGAGAAG GTGCCGCTGCCCAACTCGGTCTTCATCAACACCACGGAATCCTGCGAAGTGGAAAG GCTGTTCAAGGCTACAAGCCCCCGGGGAGAGCCCCAGGATGGACTCTACTGCATCCGGAACTCCTCTACCAAGTCGGGGAAG GTGGTCTggggcccctccccaccccccgaGGGCCTGACCCCGGCCATGATG TGCTCCCCCTTTCTTTCCCCACAGGACTCTAAGTTCTACCTGGAGGGCGAGGTCCTGTTTGTGAGTGTGGGCAGCATGGTGGAGCACTACCACACCCACGTGCTGCCCAGCCACCAGAGCCTGCTGCTGCGGCACCCCTACGGCTACTCTGGGCCGAGGTGA